From a single Lolium rigidum isolate FL_2022 chromosome 7, APGP_CSIRO_Lrig_0.1, whole genome shotgun sequence genomic region:
- the LOC124677439 gene encoding receptor-like kinase TMK3, with translation MASLRHAYLNGNDFLSIPADFFSNLADLEEICLDDNPRLNASTGGWRIPATLPTSAPQLRVLRLDNCSLVGPIPPSLGAMTALQSLMLAYNNLTGAIPPTFASSAIQTLWLNNQRGDADRLSGPLAFLAGMTRLQQAWLHGNHFSGPIPDAVASLTQLTQLWLNGNRLVGLVPPALLSLPLLHDLKLDDNLLVGPAPALLARPANVTFSHNGFCGAACAPEVTALLSFLAGVSYPQRLAESWAGNDPCRDWLGVSCYQGKVTLLNLPGYGLNGTVSASLGNLSALSDVRLNANNLTGRVPDTLASLKSLRKLDLSANDLTGPLPAFTHDVDVNVDGNPSFNGPAPGSPAHRTPTPPSTPADNNTNTNTNTNKRSALVLAVTIPVAITVLALVSMGAVLLFRKKNNNGSVQPQASSVVVHPRDGSGPDNLVKVAMASSDSFGGTSSGTSSRDSDIHMIEARNFVIAVQVLRSATNNFAQDNVLGRGGFGVVYKGVLHDGTMIAVKRMESSVISNKALDEFQAEIAILTKVRHRNLVSILGYAIEGNERLLVYEHMSNGALSKHLFQWKVHDLEPLSWKKRLNIALDVARGMEYLHTLAQQCYIHRDLKPANILLGDDFRAKVSDFGLLKSAPDGNFSVATRLAGTFGYLAPEYAVTGKITTKADVFSFGVVLMELITGMTAIDERRIDEETRYLASWFCQIRKDEEKFRAAIDPSLVLTDEILESISVIADLAGHCTSREPLQRPDMGHAVTVLVPMVEKWKPSNNEAEDYMGIDLHLPLLQMVKGWQESEASMTDGDSILSRLDDSKGSIPARPAGFAESFTSADGR, from the exons ATGGCCTCCCTCCGCCACGCCTACCTCAACGGCAACGACTTCCTCTCCATCCCGGCCGACTTCTTCTCCAACCTCGCCGACCTCGAGGAGATCTGCCTCGACGACAACCCGCGCCTCAACGCCTCCACGGGCGGCTGGCGCATCCCCGCAACCCTCCCCACCTCCGCGCCCCAGCTCCGCGTCCTCCGCCTCGACAACTGCAGCCTGGTCGGCCCCATCCCGCCGTCCCTCGGCGCCATGACCGCGCTCCAGTCCCTCATGCTCGCCTACAACAACCTCACCGGCGCCATCCCGCCCACCTTCGCCTCCTCCGCCATCCAGACCCTCTGGCTCAACAACCAGCGCGGCGACGCCGACCGCCTCTCGGGCCCGCTCGCCTTCCTCGCCGGGATGACCCGCCTCCAGCAGGCCTGGCTCCACGGGAACCACTTCTCCGGCCCCATCCCCGACGCCGTCGCCAGCCTCACCCAGCTCACGCAGCTCTGGCTCAACGGCAACCGCCTCGTCGGCCTCGTGCCGcccgccctcctctccctcccgcTCCTCCACGACCTCAAGCTCGACGACAACCTCCTCGTCGGCCCAGCCCCCGCGCTGCTCGCCCGCCCCGCCAACGTCACCTTCTCCCACAACGGCTTCTGCGGCGCCGCGTGCGCGCCCGAGGTCACCGCGCTGCTCTCCTTCCTCGCCGGCGTATCCTACCCGCAGCGGCTCGCCGAGTCCTGGGCCGGCAACGACCCCTGCAGGGACTGGCTCGGCGTCTCCTGCTACCAGGGCAAGGTCACCCTGCTCAACCTCCCCGGGTACGGCCTCAACGGCACCGTCAGCGCCAGCCTCGGCAACCTCTCCGCGCTCTCAGACGTCAGGCTCAACGCCAACAACCTCACCGGCCGCGTCCCGGACACCCTCGCGAGCCTCAAGTCCCTCAGGAAGCTCGATCTCTCCGCCAACGACCTCACAGGCCCGCTCCCGGCCTTCACCCACGACGTCGATGTCAATGTCGACGGCAATCCCAGCTTCAACGGGCCCGCGCCAGGCTCGCCTGCCCATCGGACGCCAACGCCTCCCAGCACACCAGctgacaacaacaccaacaccaacaccaacaccaacaagaGATCAGCCCTGGTGCTGGCAGTCACCATCCCGGTGGCGATCACCGTGCTGGCACTCGTCTCGATGGGCGCCGTGCTGCTCTTCCGCAAGAAGAACAACAACGGGTCCGTCCAGCCGCAGGCGTCCTCCGTGGTCGTCCACCCCCGCGACGGCTCCGGCCCGGACAACCTCGTCAAGGTCGCCATGGCCAGCAGCGACAGCTTCGGCGGCACCTCCAGCGGGACCAGCAGCCGCGACAGCGACATCCACATGATCGAGGCGCGCAACTTCGTCATCGCCGTGCAGGTCCTCCGCAGCGCCACCAACAACTTCGCGCAGGACAACGTGCTCGGCCGCGGCGGCTTCGGCGTCGTCTACAAGGGGGTGCTGCACGACGGCACCATGATCGCCGTCAAGAGGATGGAGTCCTCCGTCATCAGCAACAAGGCCCTCGACGAGTTCCAGGCGGAGATCGCCATCCTCACCAAGGTCCGGCACCGCAACCTCGTGTCCATACTCGGCTACGCCATCGAAGGCAACGAGAGGCTGCTCGTCTACGAGCACATGTCCAACGGAGCGCTCAGCAAGCATCTCTTCCAGTGGAAGGTGCATGACCTGGAGCCCCTGTCCTGGAAGAAGAGGCTCAACATCGCGCTCGACGTCGCCCGCGGGATGGAGTACCTTCACACCCTCGCGCAGCAGTGCTACATCCACAGGGATCTCAAGCCGGCCAACATTCTCCTCGGCGATGATTTCCGAGCAAAGGTGTCGGACTTTGGGCTGCTTAAATCTGCGCCGGACGGGAACTTCTCTGTGGCGACCAGACTCGCCGGAACTTTTGGTTACTTGGCGCCTGAATATGCTG TGACTGGGAAAATCACGACAAAAGCAGACGTTTTCAGCTTCGGTGTAGTGCTGATGGAGCTGATAACCGGAATGACCGCCATCGACGAGAGACGCATCGATGAGGAGACCCGGTACCTTGCCTCCTGGTTCTGCCAGATAAGGAAGGACGAAGAGAAGTTCAGGGCAGCCATCGACCCTTCCCTGGTCCTCACCGACGAGATTTTGGAGAGCATCTCGGTTATCGCAGATCTAGCCGGGCACTGCACGTCCCGGGAGCCCTTGCAACGGCCGGACATGGGGCACGCCGTGACGGTGTTAGTCCCGATGGTGGAGAAGTGGAAGCCGTCGAACAACGAAGCCGAAGATTACATGGGCATCGACCTGCACCTGCCGCTGCTCCAGATGGTGAAGGGGTGGCAGGAGTCGGAGGCGAGCATGACGGACGGGGACAGCATCCTCAGCCGCCTCGACGACAGCAAGGGCAGCATCCCCGCCCGGCCCGCCGGGTTCGCGGAGTCCTTCACCTCCGCCGACGGCCGGTGA